A DNA window from Paenibacillus andongensis contains the following coding sequences:
- a CDS encoding calcium-translocating P-type ATPase, SERCA-type: MSQNKWYQLTSEEVLQSQQVSMQQGLPWEEAWKRQAEVGRNELSEGKRVSPITLLLNQFKDFMVLVLLGATLISGLLGEYLDAITIIVIIVMNGILGFTQEFRAERSLRALKELSAPNANVWREGAVHQIPARDLVPGDIILLESGDRVPADVRFLETNGVYIEESALTGESVAVGKTTSPISNDEVPLGDQRNLGFMGTMVARGTAKAVVVRVGMSTEMGKIADLIQNTESMETPLQHRLEQLGKILIIVAIALTVLVVIAGIMHGQPPYAMFLAGVSLAVAAIPEGLPAIVTIALALGVQRMIKRKAIVRKLPSVETLGCASVICSDKTGTLTQNKMTVTHLWVGGDVLEVTGDGYTPVGDIQLSGQSTDVLRNPSLSKLLHVSALCNNATLYEEKQELKRKKGKDGKDGVVSVWNIKGDPTEGALVVLSAKSGITQESLSEKYKRIAEFPFDSERKRMSVLVTSEQGRMACTKGAPDVLIQHCSYILWDGKVIPFTSTLKQKVISANEGMAKSALRVLGIAYRELKSSDRYEDYEDVENNLIFVGLTGMIDPPRKEVRESISKCRKAGIKTIMITGDHQTTAEAIAKQLGMIPANGVSMSGQQISSLSDDELDAKVNDTYVYARVSPEHKLRIVKALQRKGHVVAMTGDGVNDAPAIKAADIGIAMGITGTDVSKEASSLILSDDNFSTIVAAIEEGRGIYENIRKFIRYLLASNVGEIMTMFIAMMAGLPLPLVPIQILWVNLVTDGLPAMALGVDQAEKDLMQHKPRSSKENIFARRLGWKIISRGILIGVCTLGAFWLVLRVNPSDADTLLKAQSVAFATLVMAQLIHVFDCRSSRSIFHRNPFQNRYLVLAVLSSLILMLAVMYVEALQPIFKTVPLGWKDWILVLVAAGIPTFLMGLGSVLSPKRNKNAPRSVSYNSSKPSFR, encoded by the coding sequence ATGAGTCAGAATAAGTGGTACCAGTTGACATCGGAAGAAGTCCTGCAGTCACAGCAGGTGAGCATGCAGCAAGGATTGCCCTGGGAGGAAGCTTGGAAGCGACAGGCGGAAGTTGGGCGAAACGAGCTTTCCGAAGGGAAGCGTGTTTCTCCGATTACACTGCTTTTGAATCAATTCAAAGATTTCATGGTGCTGGTCTTATTGGGGGCGACCTTGATTTCCGGCTTGTTGGGTGAATATTTAGATGCCATTACCATTATTGTTATTATTGTGATGAATGGCATTCTTGGCTTTACACAGGAATTTCGGGCAGAACGATCATTACGTGCACTTAAAGAACTGTCAGCCCCTAACGCAAACGTATGGAGAGAAGGCGCAGTTCATCAAATACCGGCTCGTGATTTGGTACCAGGCGATATTATTTTGCTCGAAAGTGGGGACCGGGTGCCGGCAGATGTGCGCTTTCTGGAAACGAATGGCGTATATATCGAGGAGTCAGCTCTAACAGGTGAGTCCGTAGCCGTCGGTAAAACAACATCTCCTATTTCTAACGATGAAGTACCACTTGGTGATCAGCGAAATCTAGGCTTCATGGGTACGATGGTCGCGCGTGGAACAGCCAAAGCCGTTGTTGTTCGTGTTGGGATGAGCACAGAGATGGGGAAAATCGCTGATTTGATTCAAAATACAGAATCTATGGAAACACCGCTGCAGCATCGCTTGGAACAGCTTGGGAAGATTCTAATCATTGTCGCGATTGCATTGACAGTTCTTGTTGTTATCGCAGGTATTATGCATGGACAACCACCTTATGCGATGTTCCTGGCTGGTGTCAGCTTAGCCGTCGCCGCTATTCCGGAAGGACTTCCGGCTATAGTAACCATTGCGCTTGCGCTTGGCGTACAGCGTATGATTAAGCGTAAAGCCATTGTAAGGAAATTGCCTTCTGTAGAAACCTTAGGTTGTGCCTCGGTCATCTGCTCAGATAAAACAGGAACCCTGACTCAGAATAAAATGACGGTGACCCACTTATGGGTGGGCGGTGACGTGTTGGAAGTGACGGGGGACGGGTATACGCCGGTTGGGGATATCCAATTAAGTGGACAAAGCACCGATGTTCTTAGGAACCCATCACTTAGTAAGCTGCTTCATGTGTCTGCGCTATGTAATAATGCTACTTTGTATGAGGAAAAGCAGGAGTTGAAACGGAAGAAGGGTAAGGATGGCAAAGACGGCGTTGTCTCTGTTTGGAATATTAAAGGGGACCCAACCGAAGGTGCATTAGTTGTCCTTAGTGCGAAGAGTGGTATAACCCAGGAGTCGCTAAGCGAGAAATATAAGCGTATCGCTGAATTTCCTTTTGACTCTGAGCGTAAACGGATGTCTGTACTTGTGACTTCTGAGCAGGGTCGGATGGCTTGCACGAAGGGGGCTCCTGATGTTCTCATTCAACATTGCAGCTACATCCTATGGGATGGAAAGGTGATTCCGTTCACGTCAACGCTGAAACAGAAAGTGATTTCTGCCAACGAAGGCATGGCCAAATCCGCTCTGCGGGTGTTGGGGATTGCTTACAGAGAACTTAAGAGCAGTGACCGCTACGAGGATTATGAAGATGTAGAAAATAATCTGATCTTTGTCGGATTGACCGGCATGATTGATCCACCGCGCAAAGAAGTGCGTGAATCGATCTCGAAGTGCCGTAAAGCAGGTATCAAAACGATCATGATTACAGGTGACCATCAGACAACAGCTGAGGCGATCGCTAAGCAGCTTGGTATGATTCCAGCAAATGGAGTCAGCATGAGTGGTCAGCAGATTTCGAGTCTCTCGGACGATGAACTGGATGCTAAAGTGAATGATACCTACGTGTATGCGAGAGTATCACCAGAGCATAAACTGCGTATCGTCAAAGCTTTGCAGCGCAAAGGACATGTCGTCGCTATGACGGGGGATGGCGTGAACGATGCGCCAGCGATCAAAGCTGCGGATATCGGTATCGCGATGGGGATTACAGGGACGGACGTATCCAAGGAAGCTTCCTCTTTAATTCTAAGCGATGATAACTTCTCCACGATCGTTGCGGCGATTGAAGAAGGACGCGGTATTTATGAAAATATTCGTAAATTCATCCGGTATCTGCTTGCCTCTAATGTGGGCGAAATTATGACGATGTTCATTGCGATGATGGCCGGTCTGCCTTTGCCGCTTGTACCGATTCAAATTCTATGGGTGAATCTTGTCACCGACGGTCTTCCCGCTATGGCGCTAGGTGTGGATCAAGCGGAGAAGGATCTGATGCAGCACAAACCGCGCTCGTCGAAAGAAAATATTTTCGCAAGACGATTAGGTTGGAAAATCATTTCTAGAGGTATTCTGATCGGCGTTTGCACCTTGGGTGCTTTCTGGCTCGTATTACGAGTTAACCCATCTGATGCCGATACCTTACTGAAAGCGCAAAGCGTCGCATTTGCCACTTTGGTCATGGCTCAACTCATTCACGTGTTTGATTGCCGGAGTTCACGCTCTATTTTCCACCGGAATCCTTTTCAAAATCGGTACCTTGTTCTCGCTGTGCTTTCCTCGCTCATCTTGATGCTGGCTGTTATGTATGTGGAAGCTCTTCAACCTATCTTCAAAACCGTTCCGCTTGGTTGGAAGGATTGGATTTTGGTCCTGGTCGCCGCTGGCATTCCGACCTTCTTAATGGGACTGGGCAGTGTGTTATCGCCAAAACGCAACAAAAATGCACCGCGTTCTGTTTCGTACAATTCTTCCAAACCGAGCTTTAGATGA
- a CDS encoding Rqc2 family fibronectin-binding protein → MALDGLVLHAIVHELQACVGGRINKIHQPTENDVIMHIRAQGQNLKLLLSANPTYPRVQITEQSSLNPMDAPMFCMLLRKHCESGVIEAVEQIGMERVIRMQIRHRDELGDMSTKQIIVEIMGRHSNIILLDPATETILDGIHHVTPAISSYRIVMPGSRYVTPPEQDKQNPLEADASSFLQAIHQDSGEEESKEKPEQKLVAAFSGLSPLIAKEIVYRSRQDGNNEQEDDPAALWTAFDGVMSAVRQHRYEPVIVEQEGTGKLFFAMTPLTHITGISTSYATPSDCLEHFYGDKAERDTVKQRVADLLRFLHNEANKNVKKLEKLQETVDDSKDADKYRILGELLTASLHLIKRGDREVEIINYYDEDQALIKIKLDPLLNPSENAQRYFKKYTKMKNSTAIVEEQIAQTHQEITYLNSLLQQLSVASLTDIEEIRDELMEQGYVRDRNKKQRKKKKKDKPALACYLSSEGVPIYVGKNNTQNEYLTNRLASSMDTWLHTKDIPGSHVVIRSDSFSETTLLEAAQLAAYFSQAKHSSQVPVDYTAIKHVHKPNGSKPGFVIYVNQKTLFVTPDENMIKQMNVTIK, encoded by the coding sequence ATGGCTTTAGACGGACTAGTCCTTCATGCAATTGTTCACGAACTGCAAGCGTGTGTAGGAGGCCGAATCAATAAAATTCACCAGCCCACCGAAAATGACGTTATTATGCACATCCGAGCACAAGGGCAAAATTTGAAACTTCTTCTTTCAGCAAATCCTACCTATCCGAGGGTCCAAATCACCGAGCAGTCCTCTTTAAATCCAATGGATGCTCCTATGTTCTGCATGCTGCTTCGCAAGCACTGTGAGAGCGGCGTTATTGAAGCTGTGGAACAAATCGGCATGGAGCGGGTCATCCGTATGCAAATTCGTCATCGCGATGAATTAGGAGATATGAGCACCAAACAAATTATTGTAGAAATCATGGGCCGACACAGCAATATTATTCTTCTGGATCCGGCAACAGAAACGATTCTAGACGGCATTCATCATGTAACGCCTGCCATTAGTTCTTATCGGATTGTTATGCCGGGAAGCAGGTATGTCACGCCGCCTGAGCAGGATAAGCAAAATCCACTAGAGGCCGATGCCTCCTCGTTCCTGCAAGCTATTCATCAAGATTCCGGTGAAGAAGAGTCCAAGGAAAAACCTGAACAAAAATTAGTCGCAGCATTCAGTGGGCTAAGCCCTTTGATCGCCAAAGAAATCGTATACCGCAGTCGTCAAGACGGGAATAACGAACAAGAAGATGACCCAGCGGCCTTGTGGACAGCTTTCGATGGTGTGATGTCGGCTGTACGGCAGCATCGCTACGAACCCGTCATTGTAGAGCAAGAAGGTACCGGTAAATTGTTCTTTGCCATGACACCTTTAACACACATAACCGGCATTTCCACGTCCTATGCGACTCCGAGTGATTGTTTGGAGCATTTTTATGGAGATAAAGCGGAAAGAGATACGGTCAAACAACGTGTGGCCGATTTGCTCCGTTTTTTGCATAATGAAGCAAATAAAAATGTTAAAAAGTTGGAAAAACTTCAAGAAACCGTTGATGACTCCAAAGATGCCGACAAATATCGAATTCTCGGCGAGCTGTTGACGGCCTCCCTTCATCTGATCAAGAGAGGGGATCGTGAGGTCGAGATCATCAACTACTATGATGAGGACCAGGCTTTGATAAAAATAAAGCTGGATCCGCTATTGAACCCCTCTGAAAATGCTCAGCGATATTTTAAAAAATACACAAAAATGAAAAACAGCACCGCGATTGTCGAGGAACAAATTGCACAAACCCATCAAGAGATTACGTACTTAAACTCCTTGCTGCAGCAGCTCAGTGTCGCTTCTTTAACCGATATCGAAGAGATCCGCGATGAGCTTATGGAGCAAGGTTATGTACGTGACCGCAATAAAAAACAGCGTAAAAAGAAAAAGAAAGATAAGCCGGCGTTGGCCTGCTACCTTTCCAGTGAAGGAGTCCCCATCTATGTTGGTAAAAATAATACGCAGAACGAATATTTAACGAATCGGCTTGCCTCTTCGATGGATACATGGCTGCATACAAAGGATATTCCTGGCTCCCATGTCGTTATTCGCAGCGATAGCTTCTCAGAGACTACCTTGCTGGAGGCAGCTCAATTGGCCGCTTATTTCAGTCAAGCCAAACATTCCAGTCAAGTCCCTGTCGACTATACAGCCATTAAACATGTCCACAAGCCTAATGGGTCAAAGCCCGGATTTGTTATCTATGTGAATCAGAAGACGCTTTTCGTTACGCCGGATGAGAACATGATTAAACAAATGAACGTCACAATAAAATAA
- a CDS encoding MBL fold metallo-hydrolase has translation MIIQKLPWAGIRVQGETTNVVIDPLFHFPSKFNLPHETFYPLHEFGPVDAVLITHHHGDHFDPEAISAFYGDDIPVYFPKESAKLARETSLNNIHEAALGESFSIGDLTIIATYSVDGIGDPQVAWIVESSEKKLIHCGDTLWHGYWWKIAKTYGPFDAACLPVNAAVLELPGMTPSGQPITLSPEQAVSAATVLGASTLVPIHYTAIHHPPLYTETPNILVRLQAANADNKLNLAILASKETLSL, from the coding sequence ATGATAATTCAGAAGCTTCCATGGGCCGGCATACGTGTGCAAGGAGAAACAACAAATGTGGTGATCGACCCTCTTTTCCATTTTCCAAGTAAATTCAACCTGCCACATGAAACTTTCTATCCACTTCATGAATTCGGTCCTGTCGATGCCGTCTTGATCACGCACCATCACGGTGACCATTTCGACCCTGAGGCCATATCCGCTTTCTACGGCGACGATATTCCCGTCTACTTCCCTAAAGAATCAGCAAAGCTTGCGAGAGAAACCTCTCTAAACAACATACATGAAGCAGCTTTAGGCGAATCGTTCTCGATCGGTGATCTTACAATAATTGCAACCTATTCGGTTGACGGCATTGGAGATCCACAAGTCGCCTGGATTGTAGAAAGCAGCGAAAAAAAACTCATTCACTGCGGGGATACTTTATGGCACGGTTATTGGTGGAAAATAGCGAAAACTTACGGCCCCTTCGATGCGGCTTGTCTTCCCGTGAATGCAGCTGTGTTGGAGCTTCCAGGAATGACACCTAGCGGGCAACCGATTACCCTATCTCCCGAGCAAGCGGTATCAGCGGCAACAGTTCTTGGCGCATCCACATTAGTGCCTATCCATTACACAGCTATCCATCACCCGCCTCTCTATACAGAAACTCCTAACATACTTGTCCGCTTGCAGGCAGCAAACGCTGATAATAAACTGAATTTAGCTATTCTAGCTTCAAAAGAAACTCTCTCTCTATAG
- a CDS encoding CGNR zinc finger domain-containing protein, which yields MDTSLFVLGGATWINLLNTVVIHNKQPTDLLADPVITMSWLEENGLLLPGMHSPSDPANDVRIRSRLVILREIFTHVLNDLKRQGTLSASIYDEIKKCTEALDIKLTTSFKGAKLVLMYEGKTPLDQIAYTIIHSAFDMLSNISPDRIRKCEHKDCILHFVDVSKSGRRRWCSMEQCGNRHKAAQFYEKKKTKKT from the coding sequence ATGGATACATCGTTATTTGTCTTAGGCGGAGCCACTTGGATCAACTTACTGAACACAGTGGTCATACACAATAAACAACCGACCGATCTTCTGGCTGACCCTGTAATTACAATGTCATGGCTTGAGGAGAATGGCTTGTTGCTACCTGGCATGCATTCTCCCTCAGACCCAGCAAATGATGTCCGAATACGAAGCCGGCTTGTCATTTTACGAGAGATTTTCACGCATGTCCTAAACGATTTAAAGCGCCAGGGGACCCTCTCAGCTTCCATATATGATGAGATAAAGAAATGCACGGAAGCCCTGGATATTAAACTGACAACGAGCTTCAAGGGCGCTAAGCTTGTATTGATGTACGAAGGTAAAACCCCTTTGGATCAAATTGCTTATACAATTATCCATTCAGCATTCGATATGTTAAGCAACATCTCGCCGGACAGAATCCGAAAATGCGAGCATAAGGATTGCATCCTTCATTTCGTTGATGTCTCCAAAAGCGGGCGAAGGCGCTGGTGCAGCATGGAACAATGCGGCAATCGTCATAAAGCGGCGCAGTTCTACGAAAAGAAAAAAACGAAGAAAACCTAA